AGACAACTTTTAATTCTTTTGCAATTGCCTTAAAATGGTTAATTGCTTGATTTTCTTCTACCGTCGTTGCCAGATGATAATAGTCTGGATTTTCTTTTTGACAAAAATACAGGGTTTCAAAAAGTTCCTGCAATAAAACAATTTGTGCCCCTTCATTCACTGCTTGACGTACAAATTTTTCAGCTTTTTGTATATTCGCTTGAACGTGATCTGTACATGACATCTGTATTGCTGCTACAGTAACTTTACGCATTGTTCTTCACCTCTTTTGGAATCTGTTGAGTAATGCAATGGACATTACCCCCTTCTTTAATAAGCGCCATCCCATCTATCGTCACAATTTCTCGATCCGGATATATTTGGGCTAGTGTATTGATTGCTTTTTCATCATATGCTTTGGCATCTCCACCAAATACCGGCAAGATAACACCTCCATTAACCAGATAATAATTTAAATAACTTAGTGTTAGTCGTTTTCCATGATAAAACCTTGCTGGTGGTCCTTCAATCTCTATGCAGGCTAGTGGTCTATTCTTAGCATCTACGCTACCATTTAACGTTGCCATTGCTTTTTTACTGATGGAATAATTCGGATCATCCGGATTCGAGCATGTTTGAATAAGAATCGTTTGTTCTTTGGCAAAGCATGCAATATTGTCAATATGTCCATCCGTCTCATCACCGTATAGACCTTGATTCAACCAAATAATATGTTCAATTCCAAGATATTTTGCAAGTATGTTTTTTAGATCATCTTGATTCAAATGAGGGTTTCTATTTGGGTTCAATAGACATTCTTTTGTTGTCAAAAGGGTCCCTTCACCATCTACATGAATAGAACCTCCTTCCAAGACAATCTCTACATCAAGTCCTTGATAACCCAACGCTTCGTTTACCGTCTGTGCCACCGCATTATCCAATTCAAAATTCGGATACTTTTCTCCCCATGCATTAAATAACCACGAAATCCCCGTGAGTGTTTTTGATCTTAAATCCCAAACATAAGTAGGTCCGTTATCACGTATCCACGCATCATCATGTGCAATATTTAACCAATATACTTGTTCACTATCACAATACATCTTTGCAATCGCTTGTGTCTTGTCATCAACAAGGACATACACCGGCTCAAATTTTGCAATAGCCAAAATGACTTCGCTATAACCCCGACATACTTCTTCATAGTTTTCTTCCCATACCATGGAAGCTTTAACCGGCCAACTAATAAGGGTCCCTTCATGTTCTTCCCATTCAGCCGGCATTCTATATAATGCATTCATTTTTTTATCTCCTTTTTATGGCATATCTTACTCGCATCCCAATATACTTTCCAGCCCATCCTCCAATACTTCCAAGGAGCATAGCTAATAAAACAGTCACTGCAATCCACCGCCCGTCAACAGCTACAAACAAAGCATCACCAATAAAAAACTTTGAAATAACAATGGATGTTAGTACGGTTAACCC
This sequence is a window from Vallitaleaceae bacterium 9-2. Protein-coding genes within it:
- a CDS encoding agmatine deiminase family protein yields the protein MNALYRMPAEWEEHEGTLISWPVKASMVWEENYEEVCRGYSEVILAIAKFEPVYVLVDDKTQAIAKMYCDSEQVYWLNIAHDDAWIRDNGPTYVWDLRSKTLTGISWLFNAWGEKYPNFELDNAVAQTVNEALGYQGLDVEIVLEGGSIHVDGEGTLLTTKECLLNPNRNPHLNQDDLKNILAKYLGIEHIIWLNQGLYGDETDGHIDNIACFAKEQTILIQTCSNPDDPNYSISKKAMATLNGSVDAKNRPLACIEIEGPPARFYHGKRLTLSYLNYYLVNGGVILPVFGGDAKAYDEKAINTLAQIYPDREIVTIDGMALIKEGGNVHCITQQIPKEVKNNA